The Desulfatibacillum aliphaticivorans DSM 15576 genome has a segment encoding these proteins:
- the glnD gene encoding [protein-PII] uridylyltransferase has translation MNNPDAITNLTKSLEKLLTLDEPRELDNLHARAVAIDDYFRATFENSSVGPRMRVDKNPYALIALGGYGRREQCIGSDVDILFLFEKKMPDQATELVQEAIYPLWDLGMDVGHATRTLKECISLSSKDFDVLTPLLDARFICGMSPLYTRMMEMVHDKVLKGKTRTAFLKWLASTKQDRHDRYGDSSYLLEPNLKEGRGGLRDYHAMLWIGRIAHGVRDPRDLEYLGLLSHDEYATLTQALDFIWKVRNHLHHIAKRKCDQLFFEYQPLVAQALGFGGDQDLQGIEQFLKTLHRAMEQVKQRHKMFMLSALPRSRPGRPFKAVRPTKTPGIIVEKGAMVFEDPSALAKDPALLMEIFAESARESLPLSLDANRLVRDFAQVVDDSFRSDPRVVKAFEKVLSTPAPDFNPMEEMFATRFITAFIPEMGAIMDRIQYTHYHVFPVDKHSIKALQIVKSFASRVEDRRNHDLYNALYQEVPNKKTLHWAVLLHDVGKGSPDGGHSGRGARTARQILSRMGYGEAMIQDVEFLIREHLLLAKTATRRDLHDENTSLACARKVKDPDRLKMLFLLTVADSQATGPKAWNDWTSVLLQSLFIKTHHILTNGELATEEATRMVKDKRKQVLAAAPESMKREWYNLFTLMSPRYLQYTQPKEIVDHIRLYERLQGADAVIEAAPSRDANLRTVTVCAKDRPGLFSKIAGVLTLNNLNIFDAQIFTWRNHTAMDIFQVSPPLDSLFEKRTWQRVERDLGKVLSGEMDLSKALEDKPVAKSDDNSASALRRERVSVDNDSSGFFTIVEVIAYDQLGLLYKITDALYRCGLDIWVAKIATKADQVVDVFYVRDFDGQKVDSPESVDAIKQTVLETLHGERNNKGVKPAGLGETGDESSPLNPIH, from the coding sequence ATGAATAACCCTGACGCCATTACGAATCTGACCAAAAGCCTGGAAAAACTCCTAACCCTGGACGAGCCCCGGGAGTTGGACAATCTCCATGCCAGGGCTGTCGCAATTGACGATTATTTTCGGGCCACCTTTGAAAACAGCTCTGTAGGCCCCCGCATGCGGGTGGATAAAAATCCCTACGCCCTCATTGCGCTGGGAGGGTACGGCCGCCGGGAGCAGTGCATCGGCTCCGACGTAGACATCTTATTTTTATTTGAAAAGAAAATGCCGGACCAGGCCACGGAGCTGGTCCAGGAAGCCATTTATCCTCTGTGGGACCTGGGCATGGATGTGGGGCACGCCACCCGCACCCTGAAGGAATGCATCAGCCTGTCCTCCAAGGATTTTGACGTCCTGACGCCCCTGCTGGACGCCCGCTTCATCTGCGGCATGTCGCCTTTGTACACCCGGATGATGGAGATGGTCCACGACAAGGTGTTGAAAGGCAAGACCCGGACCGCCTTTTTAAAGTGGCTGGCCTCCACCAAACAGGACCGCCACGACCGCTATGGAGATTCCAGCTATCTTCTGGAGCCCAACCTGAAGGAAGGGCGGGGGGGCTTGCGGGACTATCACGCCATGTTGTGGATCGGCAGGATCGCCCACGGCGTTCGGGACCCCCGGGACCTGGAATACCTGGGCCTTCTGTCCCACGACGAATACGCCACCCTGACCCAGGCCCTGGATTTTATCTGGAAGGTGAGGAACCATCTGCACCACATCGCCAAGCGCAAGTGCGACCAGCTTTTCTTTGAGTATCAGCCGCTGGTGGCTCAGGCGCTGGGATTCGGCGGCGACCAGGATCTTCAGGGAATCGAGCAGTTTTTGAAGACCCTGCACCGGGCCATGGAGCAGGTCAAGCAGCGCCACAAGATGTTCATGCTTTCGGCTTTGCCCAGGAGCAGGCCGGGCAGACCTTTCAAGGCCGTTCGACCCACCAAGACTCCCGGCATTATCGTGGAAAAAGGCGCCATGGTTTTTGAGGACCCCAGCGCCCTGGCCAAGGATCCTGCGCTGCTTATGGAAATTTTTGCGGAAAGCGCCCGGGAAAGCCTTCCTTTGAGCCTGGACGCCAACCGCCTTGTGCGGGACTTCGCCCAGGTGGTGGACGACTCCTTCCGGAGCGATCCCCGGGTTGTGAAGGCCTTTGAAAAGGTCCTTTCCACGCCCGCGCCTGATTTTAATCCCATGGAGGAGATGTTCGCCACGCGGTTTATCACGGCCTTCATTCCCGAGATGGGCGCCATCATGGATCGGATTCAGTACACGCATTACCACGTGTTTCCGGTGGACAAGCACTCCATCAAGGCTCTGCAGATCGTCAAGTCCTTCGCCTCCCGGGTGGAGGATCGCAGGAACCATGACCTGTACAACGCGCTGTATCAGGAAGTCCCCAACAAAAAGACCCTGCACTGGGCCGTTTTGCTGCACGACGTTGGCAAGGGCAGCCCGGATGGCGGCCATTCCGGCAGGGGCGCCAGAACCGCCCGTCAGATTTTAAGCCGCATGGGCTACGGCGAGGCCATGATCCAGGACGTGGAATTCTTGATCAGGGAGCATCTGCTGCTGGCCAAGACAGCCACCCGCCGCGACCTGCACGACGAAAACACCTCCCTTGCCTGCGCCAGGAAGGTCAAGGACCCCGACCGCCTGAAAATGCTCTTTCTGCTTACGGTTGCGGACTCCCAGGCCACAGGCCCCAAGGCGTGGAACGACTGGACCTCCGTGCTTCTTCAAAGTTTGTTCATCAAGACGCACCACATTCTGACCAACGGGGAACTGGCCACGGAAGAAGCCACCCGGATGGTCAAGGACAAGAGGAAGCAAGTGCTGGCCGCCGCGCCGGAAAGCATGAAGCGGGAATGGTACAACCTGTTTACGCTCATGTCCCCAAGGTATTTGCAGTACACCCAGCCCAAGGAGATAGTGGATCACATCCGGCTTTACGAAAGATTGCAGGGTGCGGACGCAGTCATAGAAGCCGCTCCCTCCCGGGACGCCAATCTGCGCACCGTCACGGTGTGCGCCAAGGACCGCCCCGGCTTGTTTTCCAAGATCGCCGGCGTATTGACCCTTAATAATTTGAATATTTTTGACGCGCAGATCTTCACATGGCGCAACCATACGGCCATGGATATTTTCCAGGTCTCGCCGCCTCTGGATTCCTTGTTTGAAAAACGCACCTGGCAACGGGTGGAGAGGGATCTGGGCAAAGTGCTTTCCGGTGAAATGGATTTGAGCAAGGCCCTGGAGGACAAACCCGTAGCAAAAAGCGATGACAACAGCGCCAGCGCTTTGCGCCGGGAACGGGTTTCCGTGGACAACGACAGCTCCGGGTTTTTCACCATTGTAGAGGTGATCGCCTACGACCAGTTGGGGCTCTTGTACAAGATTACGGATGCACTGTACCGCTGCGGTTTGGATATCTGGGTCGCAAAGATTGCAACCAAGGCGGATCAGGTGGTGGACGTTTTTTACGTGCGCGACTTTGATGGACAAAAAGTTGATTCTCCGGAAAGCGTGGATGCCATTAAGCAAACCGTTTTGGAAACGCTGCACGGGGAGCGGAATAACAAGGGCGTTAAGCCCGCAGGCCTGGGCGAGACTGGGGACGAATCCAGTCCATTGAATCCAATCCATTAA
- a CDS encoding ammonium transporter, translated as MNSGDIAWMLCASAMVLFMTPGLAIFYGGLVRSKNVLGTIMHSFIIMGVVSIMWVLYGYTMAFGPDLGGGLLGGAKYLGLSGVGADIGPYSDTIPHILFCAFQLMFAVITPALITGAFAERMKFSAFLAFTILWTTLVYFPVCHWVWGDGGWLGAMGALDFAGGTVIHINSGAAALVCALFLGKRKGYGTDQMHPHNLPLTIFGAGVLWFGWFGFNAGSALAADGTASMALFVTQVAAGTGAVLWIIAEWIYQGKPTTLGAASGAVAGLVAITPAAGFVGPVASIIIGGVAGVLCYGAVVMKGKLGYDDALDVVGIHGVGGLWGALATGLFAAEVYGGVNGLFYGNANQFVIQGIGAVAAIAYSLILTAIILKVLDAVLGLRVDDEEEYQGLDVSQHSEVGYRIV; from the coding sequence ATGAATTCCGGCGACATTGCATGGATGTTATGCGCATCCGCCATGGTTCTTTTTATGACGCCAGGACTGGCGATATTTTACGGAGGCCTGGTCAGGTCCAAGAACGTACTTGGAACTATCATGCACAGCTTTATCATAATGGGCGTGGTTTCCATCATGTGGGTTCTCTACGGCTACACAATGGCCTTCGGCCCGGACCTGGGGGGCGGACTTTTAGGCGGCGCAAAATACCTGGGGCTCAGCGGCGTGGGCGCGGACATTGGTCCCTACTCCGACACCATTCCGCACATTTTGTTTTGCGCTTTTCAACTTATGTTCGCCGTAATCACCCCCGCGCTCATCACCGGGGCTTTCGCCGAACGCATGAAGTTTTCCGCGTTTTTGGCTTTTACGATCCTGTGGACCACCTTGGTCTACTTCCCGGTTTGCCACTGGGTGTGGGGCGATGGCGGATGGCTGGGCGCCATGGGCGCTTTGGATTTCGCCGGCGGCACGGTCATTCACATCAATTCGGGCGCCGCAGCTCTGGTTTGCGCCCTGTTCCTTGGCAAACGCAAGGGGTACGGCACCGATCAGATGCATCCCCACAATCTGCCCCTGACCATTTTCGGAGCCGGCGTGCTGTGGTTCGGTTGGTTCGGATTCAATGCAGGCAGCGCTCTGGCGGCCGACGGAACCGCTTCCATGGCCCTGTTCGTGACCCAGGTTGCAGCCGGAACCGGCGCTGTGCTGTGGATCATCGCAGAATGGATTTACCAGGGCAAACCCACGACGTTGGGCGCGGCTTCCGGAGCCGTGGCCGGTCTGGTCGCCATTACCCCGGCAGCCGGATTTGTCGGCCCGGTCGCCTCTATCATAATTGGAGGCGTTGCGGGAGTTTTGTGCTACGGCGCTGTTGTTATGAAGGGCAAGCTGGGTTATGACGACGCCCTGGACGTTGTGGGCATCCATGGCGTGGGCGGCCTGTGGGGCGCTTTGGCCACCGGCCTTTTCGCAGCCGAAGTTTACGGCGGCGTGAACGGCCTTTTTTACGGAAATGCGAACCAATTTGTTATCCAGGGCATCGGCGCGGTGGCAGCCATAGCCTACTCCCTCATTTTGACCGCAATCATCCTTAAGGTGTTGGACGCCGTACTGGGACTTCGGGTTGATGATGAAGAAGAATACCAAGGCCTGGACGTCTCCCAGCACAGTGAGGTAGGATACCGTATCGTTTAA
- a CDS encoding rubredoxin, producing the protein MDKYECPCGYVYDPELGDPERHVPPETAFEDLPDDWVCPLCGAEKQYFEKVE; encoded by the coding sequence ATGGATAAGTACGAATGCCCCTGCGGCTACGTCTACGACCCTGAACTGGGAGACCCGGAACGGCATGTTCCACCCGAAACCGCTTTTGAAGACCTTCCCGACGATTGGGTCTGCCCCCTTTGCGGCGCAGAAAAGCAATACTTCGAAAAAGTGGAATAA
- a CDS encoding DegT/DnrJ/EryC1/StrS family aminotransferase has translation MQFIDLKAQQARIREDIEARLKVILDHGRYVMGPEIDEIEESLANFSGAKYGLGCASGTDALLLALLAKGIGPGDAILTTPFTFIATAEVVSLLNAVPVFVDIDPKTFNMDPAALEKTILAMESGAGDLPLPKTDNLPKPKGIIAVDLFGQVADYARIEAIAEKHGLFVVEDAAQSFGGLQNGKRACSFGDVACTSFFPAKPLGCYGDGGMCFTDDEELDKIMRSLRMHGQGDDRYDNVRIGINGRIDSFQAAVLISKFSIFPEELDLRQKAAERYNSLLAGSDKVVTPFVEEGNQSAWAQYTLKAAKPEWRDQLLKHLQEQGVPTAVYYPKPLHRQDAFADLGYAKGDFPVSDDCAARVFSLPMHPYISEEDQEAVAKAILSFGVK, from the coding sequence ATGCAATTCATAGACTTAAAAGCGCAACAAGCAAGAATCCGGGAGGACATAGAGGCCCGGTTGAAAGTTATTTTGGATCACGGCCGCTACGTGATGGGGCCTGAAATCGACGAAATTGAAGAAAGTCTGGCTAATTTCTCCGGCGCCAAATACGGGCTGGGGTGCGCCTCGGGAACGGACGCTCTCCTCTTGGCCCTGCTGGCCAAAGGAATCGGCCCCGGAGACGCCATTTTGACCACGCCTTTCACCTTCATCGCCACAGCGGAAGTGGTCAGCCTGTTGAACGCCGTGCCGGTCTTTGTGGATATCGATCCCAAGACCTTCAACATGGATCCCGCAGCCCTGGAAAAAACCATCCTGGCCATGGAGTCCGGCGCCGGAGACCTCCCCCTGCCCAAGACGGACAATCTCCCCAAGCCCAAGGGGATTATCGCCGTGGACCTGTTCGGGCAGGTTGCGGATTATGCACGCATCGAGGCAATCGCCGAAAAGCACGGGTTGTTTGTAGTCGAAGATGCAGCCCAATCCTTTGGCGGTCTGCAAAACGGGAAAAGAGCCTGCTCCTTCGGCGACGTCGCCTGCACCTCCTTTTTTCCGGCCAAGCCCCTGGGATGCTACGGCGACGGCGGCATGTGCTTCACGGACGATGAGGAACTGGACAAGATTATGCGCTCCCTGCGCATGCACGGCCAGGGCGACGACCGGTACGACAACGTGCGCATTGGAATCAACGGCCGCATTGACTCGTTCCAGGCGGCCGTGCTCATCAGCAAATTCTCTATCTTCCCCGAAGAGCTGGACCTGCGCCAAAAGGCCGCCGAACGGTATAACAGCCTGCTGGCCGGGTCGGACAAGGTCGTCACTCCCTTTGTTGAGGAGGGGAATCAAAGCGCGTGGGCCCAATACACCCTCAAGGCTGCAAAACCCGAGTGGAGGGACCAGCTTTTGAAGCATCTTCAGGAGCAAGGCGTTCCCACGGCCGTGTACTATCCCAAGCCCTTGCACCGGCAGGACGCCTTTGCGGATTTAGGATACGCCAAGGGGGACTTTCCCGTGAGCGACGATTGCGCCGCCAGGGTCTTCTCCCTGCCCATGCACCCCTATATCAGCGAGGAGGATCAGGAAGCCGTCGCCAAGGCCATTTTGTCTTTTGGGGTAAAATAG
- the glnA gene encoding type I glutamate--ammonia ligase: protein MTPKEVLEFAKEQGAKEVDIRFMDYPGLWQHFSVPLCELSEDSFEEGFGFDGSSIRGWQPINASDMLVVPDASTALMDPFFASPTLVLIGDIKDPITGEPYSRDPRNVAKKAEAYLKSTGIGDTAFIGPEAEFFIFDNVQFESAANVSYYEVDSVEGIWNTARPEEPNLGYKPRHKQGYFPVPPMDKFQDLRSEMMLTLEQLGIAVECQHHEVATAGQAEIDMRFAPLLKMSDQLMWFKYVLKNVAYKAGHTVTFMPKPLYGDNGTGMHTHVSIWKDGQPLFAGDKYAGVSDIALYAIGGILKHCKALCAFTNPTTNSYKRLVPGYEAPVNLAYSSRNRSASVRIPMYSSSPKAKRIEFRTPDPSCNGYLAFSAILMAVLDGIQNKVDPGQPLDKDIYSLPPEELANIPSAPGSLQEALAALKEDHDFLLKGDVFTQDAIDMWIDYKTENEVDAVNLRPHPHEFMLYYDI from the coding sequence ATGACACCCAAGGAAGTATTAGAGTTTGCAAAAGAACAAGGCGCAAAGGAAGTTGATATCCGTTTTATGGACTACCCCGGCCTTTGGCAGCATTTCAGCGTACCCCTTTGCGAGCTCTCCGAAGATAGCTTTGAAGAAGGCTTTGGCTTTGACGGCTCCAGCATCCGCGGCTGGCAGCCCATTAACGCCAGCGACATGCTGGTCGTGCCCGACGCCTCCACCGCTTTGATGGATCCCTTCTTCGCCAGCCCCACTCTGGTTCTCATTGGCGACATCAAGGACCCCATCACCGGCGAACCTTACTCCAGGGATCCCCGCAACGTGGCCAAGAAAGCCGAAGCATACCTGAAGAGCACCGGCATCGGCGACACCGCTTTCATCGGCCCCGAAGCTGAATTCTTCATCTTCGACAACGTGCAGTTTGAATCCGCCGCCAATGTGAGCTACTACGAAGTGGACTCCGTGGAAGGCATCTGGAACACCGCCCGTCCCGAAGAGCCCAACCTGGGCTACAAGCCCCGCCACAAACAAGGCTACTTTCCCGTACCGCCCATGGACAAGTTCCAGGACCTGCGCTCCGAGATGATGTTGACCCTGGAGCAGTTGGGCATCGCCGTGGAATGCCAGCATCACGAAGTGGCCACCGCGGGCCAGGCTGAAATCGACATGCGCTTTGCTCCCTTGCTGAAAATGTCCGACCAGCTCATGTGGTTCAAATACGTCCTGAAAAACGTGGCTTACAAGGCCGGACACACCGTGACCTTCATGCCCAAGCCCCTTTACGGCGACAATGGCACCGGCATGCACACCCACGTCAGCATCTGGAAAGACGGCCAGCCCCTGTTCGCAGGCGACAAGTACGCCGGCGTTTCCGATATCGCCCTGTACGCCATCGGCGGCATCCTGAAGCATTGCAAGGCTCTGTGCGCTTTCACCAACCCCACCACCAACTCCTACAAGAGACTGGTGCCCGGGTACGAAGCCCCCGTGAACCTGGCTTACTCCAGCCGGAACCGCTCCGCGTCCGTGCGCATCCCCATGTACTCCTCTTCGCCCAAGGCCAAGAGAATCGAGTTCCGTACGCCCGACCCGTCCTGCAACGGCTACCTGGCCTTCTCCGCCATCCTCATGGCAGTGCTGGACGGCATCCAGAACAAGGTCGATCCGGGCCAGCCCCTGGACAAAGACATCTACTCCCTGCCCCCCGAAGAGCTGGCGAACATCCCGTCCGCTCCGGGCTCCCTGCAGGAAGCTCTGGCAGCCCTCAAGGAAGACCATGACTTCCTGCTGAAAGGCGACGTGTTCACCCAGGACGCCATTGACATGTGGATCGACTACAAGACCGAAAACGAAGTCGACGCCGTCAACCTGCGTCCCCATCCGCACGAGTTCATGCTGTACTACGACATTTAA
- a CDS encoding P-II family nitrogen regulator: MKKIEAIIKPFKVDDIKEALNEIGIKGMTLTEVKGYGRQKGHKEIYRGAEYVVDFIPKVRIEVVVEDEQAEQVVGTIREAANTGKIGDGKIFVIPVEDVVRVRTGERGPEAV, translated from the coding sequence ATGAAAAAAATCGAGGCCATAATCAAGCCCTTCAAGGTGGATGATATCAAGGAAGCCTTGAATGAGATCGGCATCAAGGGAATGACCCTGACCGAAGTCAAGGGTTACGGGCGCCAGAAAGGGCATAAGGAAATTTACCGCGGCGCTGAGTACGTGGTGGATTTTATCCCCAAGGTTCGGATTGAAGTGGTGGTGGAAGACGAGCAGGCCGAACAAGTGGTCGGCACCATTCGCGAAGCCGCCAACACCGGAAAAATCGGCGACGGCAAGATTTTCGTCATTCCCGTGGAAGACGTGGTTCGGGTGCGCACCGGTGAAAGAGGCCCCGAAGCCGTATAA
- a CDS encoding phosphoribosylaminoimidazolecarboxamide formyltransferase, with protein MAVNVVDRADDPVQIKHVLMSVSDKTGLETFVPGLLEACPGVKIFSTGGTYNKIAEILGDKAKGCLEAVSDYTGQPETQGGLVKTLDFKIYLGLLTETYNDSHQSDLKRTNGVPIDMVVVNLYPFRETIAQPKVTPEMARGQIDIGGPCMIRASAKNFLRVSSVVDPDDYPMILDELKANSGSTTMRTRYRLARKAFRHTASYDKAIADYLQETPFDNARPCYKFED; from the coding sequence ATGGCAGTAAATGTAGTGGACCGGGCCGACGACCCCGTACAAATCAAGCATGTGCTCATGAGCGTCTCCGACAAGACGGGCCTGGAAACCTTTGTTCCCGGCCTGCTGGAGGCCTGTCCGGGGGTGAAGATTTTCTCCACCGGAGGAACTTATAATAAAATTGCAGAAATCCTGGGCGACAAAGCCAAAGGCTGCCTGGAAGCCGTTTCCGACTATACCGGCCAGCCCGAAACCCAGGGCGGCCTGGTTAAAACCCTGGATTTCAAGATTTATCTGGGCCTTTTGACCGAGACCTATAACGACTCCCACCAGTCCGACCTGAAGCGCACCAACGGCGTGCCCATCGACATGGTGGTGGTCAACCTCTATCCCTTCCGGGAAACCATCGCCCAGCCCAAGGTCACCCCGGAAATGGCCCGGGGCCAGATCGACATCGGCGGCCCCTGCATGATCCGGGCGTCCGCCAAGAATTTTCTCCGGGTGTCCTCCGTGGTGGACCCGGACGACTACCCCATGATTCTGGACGAACTCAAGGCCAACAGCGGCTCCACAACCATGCGCACCCGCTACCGTTTGGCCCGCAAGGCTTTCCGTCATACGGCCTCTTACGACAAGGCCATTGCAGACTATCTGCAGGAAACGCCTTTTGACAATGCACGGCCTTGTTACAAATTTGAAGATTAG